In the genome of Enterococcus sp. DIV2402, the window GCAGATGCGATTCATAAAAATACCGAAGCAATTGATGAAATTGTCGAAATTGGCGATAGAAAAAATATGGGCTTTTCAGGCTCCATTGTTTCAAATGGGCAAGGAATTGGTTTAGTCGTTGCTACAGGTTTAAACACTGAATTAGGAAACATTGCACAATTAATTCAAGCTGTAGAAGATAAACCGTCTCCCTTACAGAATACGGTTAATAAATTGACAAAGACCTTAATGCTGATTTCAGCTGGTGTCATTCTATTTACCTTTGTGATTGGTATGATTCAGGCAGGGGAAATCAGTTTTACATCGATTGGTTCGGTACTTTCCACATCAATCGCTCTAGCAGTAGCTTCTATTCCTGATGCGTTGCCTGCAGTATTGTCGATTGTATTGACAATTGGCGCTTTTAAAATGGCACAAAACAGAGGTCTTATTAAATCTCTCTCCAGTGTAGAAACTTTAGGAGCGACCTCTTATATTTGTTCGGATAAAACCGGAACCTTAACGAAAAACGAAATGACAGTGGTTAAGTATTATAGTAACGGCCATTATTACACTGTATCTGGGCTGGGTTATGCGCCAACGGGTGACATTAATTCACTAGAAGAAAGCGCCAAGATGTCTGATACACTAGCTTTTTTAGAAGGAGCTGTTTTATGTAATGAAGCGACTGTCAAAGAAGTGGATGGTGAATATAAACCATTTGGGAATCCAACAGAAGTCGCATTAACCGTTTTAGGCTTAAAAGCAGGTCTAAAGAAAGAAAAACTAGAACAAGAAAAAGAAATTATCCGTACATTACCCTTTACGAGTAGTCGTAAAATGATGAGTGTCATTGTTAAAGAAGGCGAGCGTTATCTGGTGTATACCAAAGGCGCGCCAGATGTATTGGTCAATAAAAGTACAGGCATTTTAATCAATCATAAAGTTGATTCTTCAGAGGAAGCAAAACAATCATTCGTAGATACCGTCGAAGAGTATGCAGAAGCAGCCTTACGTACATTAGCTGTTGGTTATAGAGAAATTACGGAACAAGAAGCAATGAATGGATCTGTCGAAGAGTTAGAAAAGCAGTTAATTATTACCGGTGTTGCCGGAATTATTGACCCAGCTCGTGAAGAAGTCAAAGAGTCTGTAAGTACGTTAAAAAAAGCGAATGTCGAAGTTGTTATGATCACAGGGGACCATGAAAAAACGGCCAAAGCAATTGCCTTAGAATTAGGTATTGTTGATACGGTAGATGCGCCAGTGATTAAAGGTATTGAAATCGAGAAGATGTCTGATGAAGAATTATATAGTCGTGTGAAACATACGAATATCTATGCTCGTGTGTCACCTGAACATAAACAACGCATTGTTAAACAATTACAAAAGCACGGACAAATTGTCGCAATGACCGGTGATGGTGTCAATGATGCACCTGCATTACGTGCTGCGGATATTGGTATCGCTATGGGGATTGCTGGAACCGAAGTGACGAAAGATTCAGCCGACTTAATTCTGATGGACGACAAATTCACAACAATTGAACAATCTGTTAAAAGTGGTCGAACCATTTATGCCAATATTAAAAATTTTATGCGTCATGAATTAACAACCAATGTAGCAGAAGTTCTTTCATTATTGATTGGTTTAATCTTCTTTACACAATCAGTCGGCAACGTTCCTGGTGCGACACCAACATTAACTGCTTTGATGATTTTATGGGTCAATATGGTAAGCGATGCAGTCCCTTCTTTTTCACTAGGATATGATGTCGCTGAGTCTGATATTATGGAGGAACAGCCGAGAGATCCAAACGAATCGGTTCTAGCAAATTATACCTGGTCTCGTGTCTTGATTCGCGGAATTTTTATGGGAGTATTGGTTTATGTTGCATTCTTATGGGCGGCTCACCAAGGGTTATCAAGTAATCAAGCCCAAACCGTAGCTTTCTTAACACTGGTTTATGGCCAATTATGGCATGTCTTTGATGCGCGAAGCACGAAAACATTATTTAGAAGAAACCCATTTGAAAACAAGCACTTAATCGCAGCCGTTCTCTTTGCAGGTATTTCTTCTTATCTGGTAACGATTATCCCATTCTTTAATATAGTTATGGGAACAGCACCATTGACGTTGCCGATCTATTTACTGGTACTGTTTGTTCCAGCATTGCCTACCTTGATTTTATCAGGTGTGAAAGAGTTGTTTGGTATTAAGATTTGGTAGTGAATCATTCATTCCTACTATCAATTAAAAGTAAAAGAAGGTGAGTAGGTGAAAATTTTTTCAGCAGAAAAAGAAGAATACTTAAAATTGATAAATTATTATCAAAATCAAGATGGTATTGCTCGAACGGGGCTTTTAGCAAAAAAATTAGCCCTTACGAAGTCGTCTGTAACGGAAATGCTTCAAAAATTATCTCAAGAAAATCTTGTAAGATATACGCCATATATGGGTGTATATCTTACTGAAAAAGGATCTAGATATGTTGCCTATTTAAGAAAAAAGTAAGATTTACTAAGTTGTTTTCTAGAAACCTGTTTAGAGTGTTCAGAAGAAGAAATAGAGGAGATTCTGGATGAACTGGAACATATCAATAATCAATTATTTTTTGATAAGTTAGACCAGTATTTGAAAAAATAGTCTATCATAAGTTCACTGACTAACGATTATTGTTCATTCTAAAAAACTTAAGGCAGTCCAGATTTACCTGTTAATCGGACTGCCTGTTTATTTGAGAAATTAAGTTACTTATGAAATAGTAGACATACTTAAATGCTAGGTACGTGTCTATTCCTGTATTTCTAAATATTTTCCTTCTAAATATTCTTGTCCCAATTGACAATAGTGGTCAGCATTTTTTTGATTGGCTTGGATTTCTTCAGGGGTTAATGGCCGAATAACTTTTGCTGGACGACCAAAAGCTAAAACATTTGGAGGAATAATGGTACCTTGAGTAACTAAAGAACCTGCACC includes:
- a CDS encoding cation-translocating P-type ATPase is translated as MHFYQETKEKLIKRFEVDPTNGLTNERVRSLREQYGVNKLPDEKEDPYWKVFLKNFKEPIVIVLMGAIVLSLLSSFYSIQIQGDMQHGKESLYEAAAIFILIIINACLGFWQEISARKSLNALKEMNNRQTTVLRNGCWEKIAATDVVVGDLIKAEVGDFVEADVRWIQTNELQVIEAHLTGEADAIHKNTEAIDEIVEIGDRKNMGFSGSIVSNGQGIGLVVATGLNTELGNIAQLIQAVEDKPSPLQNTVNKLTKTLMLISAGVILFTFVIGMIQAGEISFTSIGSVLSTSIALAVASIPDALPAVLSIVLTIGAFKMAQNRGLIKSLSSVETLGATSYICSDKTGTLTKNEMTVVKYYSNGHYYTVSGLGYAPTGDINSLEESAKMSDTLAFLEGAVLCNEATVKEVDGEYKPFGNPTEVALTVLGLKAGLKKEKLEQEKEIIRTLPFTSSRKMMSVIVKEGERYLVYTKGAPDVLVNKSTGILINHKVDSSEEAKQSFVDTVEEYAEAALRTLAVGYREITEQEAMNGSVEELEKQLIITGVAGIIDPAREEVKESVSTLKKANVEVVMITGDHEKTAKAIALELGIVDTVDAPVIKGIEIEKMSDEELYSRVKHTNIYARVSPEHKQRIVKQLQKHGQIVAMTGDGVNDAPALRAADIGIAMGIAGTEVTKDSADLILMDDKFTTIEQSVKSGRTIYANIKNFMRHELTTNVAEVLSLLIGLIFFTQSVGNVPGATPTLTALMILWVNMVSDAVPSFSLGYDVAESDIMEEQPRDPNESVLANYTWSRVLIRGIFMGVLVYVAFLWAAHQGLSSNQAQTVAFLTLVYGQLWHVFDARSTKTLFRRNPFENKHLIAAVLFAGISSYLVTIIPFFNIVMGTAPLTLPIYLLVLFVPALPTLILSGVKELFGIKIW
- a CDS encoding metal-dependent transcriptional regulator gives rise to the protein MKIFSAEKEEYLKLINYYQNQDGIARTGLLAKKLALTKSSVTEMLQKLSQENLVRYTPYMGVYLTEKGSRYVAYLRKK